The genomic region ATGGATTTAGGTCGTCGCCCAGAAGCTCGTTTTCCCGATCGCGCCGAGTACCTTGCTGAGTCTGGCATTTCCCACGATCAAATTAGATATAGCATACAGCGCGTGGGACATTTTGGTGGTGATAATCGGGCGGGACTGGCGCAAACTCTGCACCGGATTAGTGCGATTAGGAACCGTGCTGGCGATATTATCGGTTTAACCTGTCGTGTCGGACGAGCTGTCTTTGGCACGATTGGTATGATCCACGATTTAGTAGAAACCGGACAGTCAATTCTACTGTTAGGTCGTCCTGGGGTGGGTAAAACCACAGCTTTGCGAGAAATTGCCAGAGTGTTAGCCGATGACTTAAATAAGCGTGTTGTCATTATCGATACTTCAAACGAAATTGCAGGGGATGGAGATGTTCCTCATCCAGCCATTGGACGGGCGCGACGAATGCAAGTATCGCGTCCAGAATTTCAGCATCAAGTGATGATTGAGGCAGTAGAAAATCACATGCCAGAAGTCATCGTGATTGATGAAATTGGTACGGAGTTGGAAGCTCTAGCGGCTCGTACCATTGCCGAACGGGGCGTACAACTGGTAGGAACGGCGCATGGCAATCAGATTGAAAATTTGATCAAGAACCCGACTCTATCAGATTTAGTGGGTGGTATCCAGTCTGTCACTTTAGGCGATGATGAAGCCAGACGGCGGCGGACGCAGAAAACTGTTTTAGAACGTAAAGCTCCACCAACGTTTGAAATTGCCGTGGAAATGCTGGAAAGACAACGCTGGACGATCCATGAAAGCGTTGCTGATACCGTCGATGCTTTGCTGAGAGGACGCATACCAAATCCACAACTTAGAACTGTCGATGCAGATGGTAAAGTCACTATTGTACGGCAGTCACCCACGCCACTTCGGGGAGTAGGGAAAGATGGTTTTGGGCGGGGCTACGAGGTAGGACCCAGGCAAGAGGAAGAATCGAAACTATCGCCGACTATGACTGTAGGTGGGTGGCGTTCGACTGGACGAATGATCCCACTCGCTGCCGTACCAGAACCAGCCACGCGAGAACAAGAGTTCGAGCGCTTATTGGATGAATCTCTGGCTCGAAGCGATCGCTTTAACAGCGATTTGGCAGTGAATGCGGGTCCGAATGGGGAAGATTTACCCTTGCATATTTATCCCTACGGTGTGAGTCGCCACCAGTTAGAGCAAGCAATCCAAGTGCTGAGTTTACCCGTGGTACTGACGAAAGATATTGACAGTGCCGATGCAATTTTAGCTTTGCGATCGCACGTCAAAAATCAGTCTAAGTTACGTCATGTCGCTAAGGCGCGTCACGTCCCAATCCACACGCTCAAGTCAAATACTATTCCACAAATTATCCGCACGTTGCGGCGGTTGTTGGATATGGACGAGCCAGTCGTACCGGACGAACGGGAACTGAGTTTATTCATCCAAAATGGCAGCGAGGACGAACTCGATGCTTTAGAAGAGGCTCGGTTAGCGGTAGAACAAATTGTGATTCCTAAGGGACAGCCAGTGGAATTACTACCCCGTTCGGCAAAGGTGCGGAAGATGCAGCACGAATTGGTAGAACACTATCGTTTGAAATCGGATAGCTTCGGTGACGAACCCAATCGGCGTTTGCGGATTTATCCGGCATAGTGCTTTCCTAGTTGAAATACAAAGTTAATTTCTATCCGCCTTAAATTGAGGGCGGATTTTTGTCTCGTGCAAAGGCGCAAAGACGCGAAGAAGAACACAAAGAAAAGCTCTTTTTCCAGCAATAGATTTTAGGTTCGCATAATTACCTTCTACCTGGGAAGATACAGATGAGTGGTCTTTAACTAGTACAGGATCGACTCCTTTAGCGATCTTCTTCGCGTCTTTGCGCCTTTGCGCGACACCAAACCTCGATCGCCGCTCGCCAAGTCCTCTTGCACCCATACTCAGGTAGATATGACACAGCGAAGGAACGTTGCTATCTTAATTTTTGATGAGGTAGAGATTTTGGACTTTTGCGGTCCCTACGAAGTCTTTGGAGTGACGGGAAAACGCAATAGCTCTGAGCCTTTCAACGTCTACACGGTAGCAGAGGAACGCCGACCAATAATCGCTCGGAATCAGTTGAGTATCAATCCACAGTACACTTTACTTGACTGCCCGCGATCGCATATCTTACTCGTACCTGGTGGCTTTGGCACGCGGCGAGCAATGCACAATTCAGCTTTGATTGACTGGATTAAAGAACGTTCTCAACAAGCAGAGTTATTGCTTTCCGTCTGTACGGGTGCGTTACTTTTGGCTAAAGCTGGTTTGCTGGAAGGACTTACAGCTACTACCCATCATGGCGCGATCGATTTACTCAAGCAGGTTGCACCCAATACACAAGTTCAACCAGATAAAAGGTTTGTAGACAACGGCAGCATAATTTTATCGGCTGGAATCTCATCAGGGATTGATATGTCGTTGTATGTAGTCGCTAGGCTTTTGGGAGAACAACAAGCGCGAGAGACTGCGAAGTATATGGAATATGACTGGCAGCTAAGTGGAAAGATAGAAAATTATCTGGAATAGCCGTAAAAGTTCTTGACACAATAGCAGTACTAACTGCTATTATGGTTAAGGCTAACAAACGATGGGGCGTAGCCAAGCGGTAAGGCAGCGGGTTTTGGTCCCGCCATCCCTAGGTTCGAATCCTAGCGCCCCAGTTTTACTCGTTAAATTCAAAGGCTTTCTGTGAGGGTGAGCTGGGGAGGCTGAGGAAGCTGGGGGAGAAAGAGTAGATCACTCTCTTAACCTAAGTTAACTAATACTTTTGTGTGGAGATTTTCTGTTATTGAAGGGCTAGATCGAGTAAGCTTTCCCTTGGAATTTCATAATTGGGAAAAATGAATGTAAACGCTCCCACGATTTTAGCTCTGGATTTTGATGGCGTAATTTGTGACGGCTTACCAGAATATTTCGCTACGGCTTGGCGAACGTACTGCAAAATTTGGTTACCATCTTCTCGAATCCCACCTGAAAATTTAACATCGCAATTCGATTGCTTGCGTCCGGTAATTGAGACGGGTTGGGAAATGCCAGTGTTGATTAGAGCTTTGTTATCTGGGGTAACAGAAGCAGAAATATGGCAAAATTGGACTGCGATCGCGCAAAAATTCTTGCAACAAGATAACTTAACTGCTGCTGAGGTCGGTAAGCAATTAGATACAATTCGAGATGAATGGATTTCTACCGATCTCGATAGTTGGTTGGACTTACATCGGTTTTATCCTGGGGTTTTGGAAAGATTGTACTCATTGATTGATAGTCCGGTTAAACCGCTAATTATTACGACTAAAGAAGGGCGTTTTGTCGAGCAACTTTTGCAGCGGCAAGGTATACAATTACCCAGTCAGTCGGTTTTAGGCAAAGAAATCAAGCGTCCAAAATATCAAATTATCAGAGAGTTAATTGCGATCGCCACTCAAACACCAGTTCTTTTGTGGTTTGTGGAAGACAGACTCAAGACTTTGCAACTCGTGCAACAGCAAGCAGACTTGGAAGATGTGAGGCTTTTTCTAGCTGATTGGGGATACAATACCGCAGCCGAGAGAAAACTAGCGCAGCAAAATCCCCGTATCCATTTGCTATCGCTAGCTCAGTTTGCTGAAGATTTTTCAGCTTGGAGCTAAATTGTCAAATATCAAGCGAATAGAATTCGCGGAACTACACGAACCAAGTCCGCCTGCGCGGACTTATGGAAGATTTTGAATATTTATCATCAAAAACTCACAAAAAATAAAAATTGAATATAAGCTGAGAGCTAATAGCCGAAAGCTAAAAGCTAACTATGCTCGATCTGACAAAAGTAGCAAAGGCGATGCAAGGCATCAGCCAACATTTAAGCACGGAAGTAGCTGCAAGTCGCCAACGGTTAGAGTTGGCGCAAGATCTCATGACAGCAGCTTACAAAAATCAAGCAGAATTGATGCAGCGACAAAAACAGTGGCGCGATCGCATTTTATTCAGCACCGCTGTACCAATGGAACCGCTTAACACCTGCATCGATCTACCAGTACCACCTAAAACTCATACCGTTCTCGCCACGGATGGCTCGCAGATTGCTCCCAATCACCACGAAATCGCTTATTGTTATCTACTCAATATTGGTCGGGTAGTCTTGCACTACGGACAAAATCGCCAACCTTTACTCGATAGCTTACCAGAAGTATTCTACCGTCCCGAAGATTTATATATTTCGCGTCAATGGGGTATCCGCACTGAAGAATGGATGGGTTATCGTCGCACCGCTTCTGAAGCTACCGTGTTGGCTGAGTTGGCTGCTGCTGTGGTAGGGAGTCGGGAGTCGGGGAAGAGAGCAGGGGAAGCAGGGGGAGCTGAGGAAGTTGAGGAGGCTGAGGGAGCAACTACCAACTACCAACTACCAACTACCAACTACCAATCTAAAATCCAAAATCCAAAATCTAAAATTTCCCAACTCCCGACTCCCGACTCCCGACTCCCGACACTAGCTATGGTGGATGGATCGTTAATCTATTGGTTTTTAGAACAATTGCCTTTAGAAGCACGCGATCGCATTTTGCCACCAATTTTGACGGCTTGGGAACAGCTTAAAGCCTTGGGTATTCCCATCATGGGTTATCTCAGCGCTTCTCGTAGTATGGAAAGCTTGAATTTTTTACGTTTGCAAGCTTGCATTCATGAAGTACCGGACTGCGCTAGTTTTTGTCCGAATCAAATTGAAAAAGTTCCTTGTCAGGTTCTCGAACCATTGCGGGATGCAGCGCTGTGGTCAATTCAATTACAGCCAGGACAAAGGAGTACTTTGTGGCGTAGTTCTGCCCGGATTTTAGAATTATACGGCGATTGTGCGATCTATTTCTGTTACATACATGTCGGTACGGAAATTGCACGGGTAGAAGTTCCCGCTTGGGTAGCTGAGGATGAAACATTATTGAATCAATCTTTGGGATTGATGTTAGCTCAAGTACAGAAGGGTTATGGATATCCTGTTGTATTAGCAGAAGCGCACAATCAAGCGGTTGTGAGGGGAGGCGATCGCGCTCGTTTTTTTGCGATGCTAGAACAACAAATGATCAAAGCAGGCTTGAGAAATGTGGGAATTTCCTATAAGGAAGCTCGAAAGCGCGGCAGTATTGCTTAATATCTATCATTAATAGGTTAACTTCTATGACTGAGTTACGCGAACAAGCGATCGCCCGATTAACAACTCTACTTGCTGACGAGCAATACGATCGACTTTTAAATTAATTCGCATATAGGGTATAACAAATTACTATTTCAGTTGTGGCGATCGCGCTGATTTTTTGCCATGCTATAACAGCAAACAAAGTAAAGTAAAGCTCACTGTAGATCGTCTCGATTGAAATTTATGACATCACGAGATGAAGCTACTGAATTGTGTAGCGTTGGATCGATGTAGTTAAGCCTAGATAAGCAAGGATTTGAGACAATGACAACAAAGCCAGTTACTTTCATTACAGGTGCAAATAAAGGAATTGGAAATGAAGTTGCACGACAGCTTGCCCAGCATGACTTCACTGTTTTGATTGGTACCCGTAACGTACAACGTGGAGAAGCAGCAGCAGAAAAACTACGTGCTGAAGGATTTGACGTTCATTTTGTACCAATTGATATCAATGATGAATCGTCAATTAAAGATGCTGCTGAAACTGTAGCTAAACAGTGAAAACAAGTTACTGTGCTGATTAATAATGCTGCTGTCAATTATGATTTCTCACCAGCAACTCGACCATCTACGCTGAGTGTAGATGTTCTCAAAGACACTTTTCTCACGAATGTTTTTGGTGCATTTGCAACAATTCACCATTTTCTACCGTTACTCAAGCAAGCTGGAACAGCACAAATCCTTAAACCACAAATCATAAATGTTTCGTCAACGCTTGGTTCCCTGACTTCTCTCAGTGACCCAGAACATTATTACTACGGAGTTAATACCGTTGCTTACAACTCTTCCAAATCGGCACTTAATGCTATAACTGTTGCCTTGGCAAAAGATTTAGTAGAGGACAAAATTAGCGTCAATTCTATTTGTCCTGGTTGGGTAAAAACTGATATGGGTACAGATGATGCACCGCGTACTGTCGAACAAGGAGCATCAATTATAGTCAAACTTGTATAGTCAAACTTGCTACGATGGAGAATCCACCGACGGGTAAATTTCTCGACGATGATGGAGAAATTTTGTGGTAGCTTCTTCTGTCATAAATTCTAAGAGTATTGACATTTAAAAATGAAGCACTTGGATCGAATTTCTGTATCAAATTGATAAGATATCGATCGAATGCTTTACTTGCGCGATCGCAATATTGAATAATAAATTACGAATTGCCCGTTCCGAATTAGAGCTTCGTATTATTTGCTCTAAACGTAACTCTTTGTACTTGTCCTAACTGCCCTAAAAGTTTAGCTTCTTCCTGATTATATGTAACTAATACTCCACCTGCATTACCAACTTCGAGTTTCAGTTGTTCGTTAGCTACCCATTTACGCTGCGTTCCTGGGGATAACTCTCCTTCAAACTCTTTCTTTCCGTCAGCAGTTACCCGTATCCAAGATTTGTCTTTTACAGTTATACCAACTTCAACTGGCTTGGTTTGCTTCTTGAGGTTAGCAACTGGTTTGACTTTAGCTGGTGCTTTACGCTTAGCGACATTAGCAACGGGTAATGGAGGCTGTGACTGAGTATTTTGACCGATTTGAAAGTCAGAATTACTCAAAGTTTGAGATAAAATACTGACCGCACCAATAATTAAAAGAATGTATATAGCGTAGAGATGGGAAGTCTGTAATTGAGCTGGAGGTAGGCTAACTCCTACTGGTTTCAAACTCTGCCGATAATCTTCTAAAGGAAAAGAATTTGCTAATTCCGTACCATCTAAATCTAAAGTCTCGGCATATTGCTTAATAAAACCTCGAATATAAACTGGCTCAGGTAATTTATCGATATTACCCGCTTCGATCGCCCGTAAAAAACTTTGACGAATGCGCGTGGCTGATTCGATTTGCTCCAAAGATATTTGTTTGTCTTCTCGCCTACGACGCAGAGCAGCACCTATCTGCTCTAACTTCTCGGCTCTTTGCTGTTCGAGCGTTTGAACAATTGGTTCTTGTGGTTGTGGTTGTTGTTTCCACCGCTTCATAGACTTATCGGTTGCACTTCTTGACAGCACCTTACACCTGCACCCTTGTTGTAGATTTGAGTTGATTTTGTAGTTGATTTTGTAAATAATGAATCTCGCGTTCTTCGAGCGGACGATAGCGACCCGGAGGCAAAGCCGCGCCTACAGTTGGTTCTAGTTGAATCGAACTGATCGCAGTCCGATGTAACTGGAGCGTGGGATAACCTAATTTTTCTGTCATGTGCCGAATCTGTCGATTTCTGCCTTCCCATAAAATGAATTCCAACCACGTTCGATTGGCATCGCGAGACAACACGCGCACTTGTGCCGATCTGGTCTTTCTCCCCTCTAAAACAACTCCCTGTCGCCATTGTTTTAACACTGATTCCGGCGGATGTCCCGCAACCACAACCTGATATGTCTTGGAGATGTCGTGCCGCGGGTGGGTGAGAGCAAATGTCAAGCTTCCATCATTTGTCAGTAGCAATGCGCCTGTTGATTCTGCATCCAACCGTCCGACAGGATGAATACCCTGACCTTGACGTAGATTAGTTGGCAACAGTTGCATCACTGTAGGTCTACCTTGAGGATCGTCACAAGTTGTAACTACACCAGTTGGTTTGTTGAGCAATAAATAGGTTGGCTGGGGACGATGAGGCGATCGCAGTAGCTGTCCATCAACTTCGATCGTATCCTGAATTGGATTGGCTTTTTGTCCCAGTTCTACCACAGCACCGTTGCAGCGTACGCGACCGAGCTTAATCATCTCTTCCGCTTGCCGTCTCGAAGCTATTCCCCACTGAGAAAGAATTTTTTGTACCCGTTCCTCCATTTGTCGATCCTTAGACTCAGGTAATACCAATATATACGCTGAGAATTCGGAATTCGGAATTCGGAATTCGGAATTAATTTTGAATTTTGAATTTTGAGTTGCTCCTTCAGCTCCCTACTCCTTACTCCCTGCTCGTGCGCTCGTGCGCTCCCTGACCGCTGATAACCGAACAAATATTAACTACACTAATTTGAGCAACTGTTACACTTACATATTTCCCTTGAATCCGAACAACTTAGAGCAAGACAAGACCGCTAAGCATCGCCTAATCAGTAAAGTGCTGTCTCCGGCACTATGGCTGTTTGTCCGATCGCAAGTCGAGCAAGTATCCCATTTAGAGGTACAAATCGCCAGCAGCGATCGACAAATCCTTTCTGGTAGTATTCCCCGCCTATCTATCTCTGGCGATCGCATTGTTTATAAAGGTTTACATTTTGCAAAAATCCGCCTAATGGGGGAGGGAATGCAGACAAATTTACGCCAAGTGATGAGAGGACAGCCGCTACAACTGTTA from Chroococcidiopsis sp. SAG 2025 harbors:
- a CDS encoding helix-turn-helix domain-containing protein gives rise to the protein MKRWKQQPQPQEPIVQTLEQQRAEKLEQIGAALRRRREDKQISLEQIESATRIRQSFLRAIEAGNIDKLPEPVYIRGFIKQYAETLDLDGTELANSFPLEDYRQSLKPVGVSLPPAQLQTSHLYAIYILLIIGAVSILSQTLSNSDFQIGQNTQSQPPLPVANVAKRKAPAKVKPVANLKKQTKPVEVGITVKDKSWIRVTADGKKEFEGELSPGTQRKWVANEQLKLEVGNAGGVLVTYNQEEAKLLGQLGQVQRVTFRANNTKL
- a CDS encoding pseudouridine synthase is translated as MEERVQKILSQWGIASRRQAEEMIKLGRVRCNGAVVELGQKANPIQDTIEVDGQLLRSPHRPQPTYLLLNKPTGVVTTCDDPQGRPTVMQLLPTNLRQGQGIHPVGRLDAESTGALLLTNDGSLTFALTHPRHDISKTYQVVVAGHPPESVLKQWRQGVVLEGRKTRSAQVRVLSRDANRTWLEFILWEGRNRQIRHMTEKLGYPTLQLHRTAISSIQLEPTVGAALPPGRYRPLEEREIHYLQNQLQNQLKSTTRVQV
- a CDS encoding DNA double-strand break repair nuclease NurA: MLDLTKVAKAMQGISQHLSTEVAASRQRLELAQDLMTAAYKNQAELMQRQKQWRDRILFSTAVPMEPLNTCIDLPVPPKTHTVLATDGSQIAPNHHEIAYCYLLNIGRVVLHYGQNRQPLLDSLPEVFYRPEDLYISRQWGIRTEEWMGYRRTASEATVLAELAAAVVGSRESGKRAGEAGGAEEVEEAEGATTNYQLPTTNYQSKIQNPKSKISQLPTPDSRLPTLAMVDGSLIYWFLEQLPLEARDRILPPILTAWEQLKALGIPIMGYLSASRSMESLNFLRLQACIHEVPDCASFCPNQIEKVPCQVLEPLRDAALWSIQLQPGQRSTLWRSSARILELYGDCAIYFCYIHVGTEIARVEVPAWVAEDETLLNQSLGLMLAQVQKGYGYPVVLAEAHNQAVVRGGDRARFFAMLEQQMIKAGLRNVGISYKEARKRGSIA
- a CDS encoding R3H domain-containing nucleic acid-binding protein — its product is MTKTDDLQKLLDILPLDIKNVLEQHPQRDSLIEVVMDLGRRPEARFPDRAEYLAESGISHDQIRYSIQRVGHFGGDNRAGLAQTLHRISAIRNRAGDIIGLTCRVGRAVFGTIGMIHDLVETGQSILLLGRPGVGKTTALREIARVLADDLNKRVVIIDTSNEIAGDGDVPHPAIGRARRMQVSRPEFQHQVMIEAVENHMPEVIVIDEIGTELEALAARTIAERGVQLVGTAHGNQIENLIKNPTLSDLVGGIQSVTLGDDEARRRRTQKTVLERKAPPTFEIAVEMLERQRWTIHESVADTVDALLRGRIPNPQLRTVDADGKVTIVRQSPTPLRGVGKDGFGRGYEVGPRQEEESKLSPTMTVGGWRSTGRMIPLAAVPEPATREQEFERLLDESLARSDRFNSDLAVNAGPNGEDLPLHIYPYGVSRHQLEQAIQVLSLPVVLTKDIDSADAILALRSHVKNQSKLRHVAKARHVPIHTLKSNTIPQIIRTLRRLLDMDEPVVPDERELSLFIQNGSEDELDALEEARLAVEQIVIPKGQPVELLPRSAKVRKMQHELVEHYRLKSDSFGDEPNRRLRIYPA
- a CDS encoding DJ-1/PfpI family protein: MTQRRNVAILIFDEVEILDFCGPYEVFGVTGKRNSSEPFNVYTVAEERRPIIARNQLSINPQYTLLDCPRSHILLVPGGFGTRRAMHNSALIDWIKERSQQAELLLSVCTGALLLAKAGLLEGLTATTHHGAIDLLKQVAPNTQVQPDKRFVDNGSIILSAGISSGIDMSLYVVARLLGEQQARETAKYMEYDWQLSGKIENYLE
- a CDS encoding HAD family hydrolase — translated: MNVNAPTILALDFDGVICDGLPEYFATAWRTYCKIWLPSSRIPPENLTSQFDCLRPVIETGWEMPVLIRALLSGVTEAEIWQNWTAIAQKFLQQDNLTAAEVGKQLDTIRDEWISTDLDSWLDLHRFYPGVLERLYSLIDSPVKPLIITTKEGRFVEQLLQRQGIQLPSQSVLGKEIKRPKYQIIRELIAIATQTPVLLWFVEDRLKTLQLVQQQADLEDVRLFLADWGYNTAAERKLAQQNPRIHLLSLAQFAEDFSAWS